The Candidatus Nanohalovita haloferacivicina genome has a window encoding:
- a CDS encoding winged-helix domain-containing protein yields the protein MESWKPEQSGKKTVDQAILEIADFESWKSPKEMYREYRYYKKDPVHVQTFSKYLNELESIGELEARGRGSSREYRKADKPVQETREDHSSPLSEGLPDFVEKRIQKEVEKRVQEEIDNIRNDIEQRILIERKQNSESQEESNAPEDKDDPINPPEYIHQLLTEAEEELSASKIGEKYRERTEYNPAQRTIRRYLKNLVDRGLVEKEGSKKGTTYKA from the coding sequence GTGGAAAGCTGGAAACCAGAACAGTCGGGGAAGAAAACTGTGGATCAGGCAATTCTAGAGATAGCGGACTTCGAGTCTTGGAAAAGTCCTAAGGAGATGTATAGGGAATACAGGTACTACAAGAAAGATCCTGTCCACGTACAGACATTCTCCAAATACCTCAACGAGCTTGAATCTATAGGAGAATTGGAGGCTAGAGGCAGAGGTAGCTCTAGAGAATACAGAAAAGCAGACAAACCTGTGCAAGAAACAAGAGAAGATCACAGCTCTCCACTAAGTGAGGGTCTCCCGGACTTCGTAGAAAAAAGAATCCAGAAAGAAGTGGAGAAGAGAGTCCAGGAAGAGATCGACAACATCAGAAATGACATAGAGCAGAGAATCTTGATAGAGAGAAAACAGAACAGTGAATCTCAAGAAGAAAGCAACGCCCCGGAAGACAAAGATGATCCCATCAATCCTCCAGAATACATTCATCAACTGTTAACTGAAGCTGAAGAAGAACTCAGCGCTTCAAAAATAGGAGAAAAATATAGAGAAAGAACAGAATATAATCCAGCACAGAGAACAATCAGGAGATACCTTAAAAACCTAGTAGACAGAGGTCTAGTGGAGAAGGAAGGCAGTAAAAAAGGCACAACATACAAGGCCTGA